From Camelus dromedarius isolate mCamDro1 chromosome 2, mCamDro1.pat, whole genome shotgun sequence, one genomic window encodes:
- the ZBTB38 gene encoding zinc finger and BTB domain-containing protein 38 has product MTVMSLSRDLKDDFHSDTVLSILNEQRIRGILCDVTIIVEDTKFKAHSNVLAASSLYFKNIFWSHTICISSHVLELDDLKAEVFTEILNYIYSSTVVVKRQETVTDLAAAGKKLGISFLEDLTDRNFSNSPGPYVFCITEKGVVKEEKNEKRHEEPAITNGPRITNAFSIIETENSNNMFSPLDLRASFKKVSDSMRTTSLCLERTDVCHEVEPVRTLAEHSYAVSSVAEAYRSQPGREHDSSSPGKTAKENCEAPAAKPKTCRKPKTLPVPQDSDSAPENIPPLPAASSEGNQEGSPQPAASLSRSKSPSTSEGDVRFPREEENKSSDVPGPPAAEVPPLVYNCSCCSKSFDSSTLLSAHMQLHKPTQEPLVCKYCNKQFSTLNRLDRHEQICMRSSHMPVPGGNPRFLENYPTIGQNGSSFTGPEPLLSENRIGEFSSAGSTLPETDHMVKFVNGQMLYSCVVCKRSYVTLSSLRRHANVHSWRRTYPCHYCNKVFALAEYRTRHEIWHTGERRYQCIFCLETFMTYYILKNHQKSFHAIDHRLSISKKTANGGLKPSVYPYKLYRLLPMKCKRAPYKSYRHSSYENTQENSQMNESAPGPYVIQNPHGSELPALNFQDSVNTLTNSPAIPLETPAHQDAVPTPASVQNAEGTKWRERGKLKVDADGNFYSTEVSVSSTENAVSSDGPAGEAPILSVSNGSENSTSVISYSGSAPSVIVHSSQFSSVIMHSNTVAATTGHLPRAPPDPAVSQTPKDDSRPEPDRVGRVISRPKSMKEKKKTILCNRGETPEESKYVADPGGSLSKTTSIIKESSKIETYIAKPALPGTSTNSNVAPLCQITVKIGNEAIVKRHILGSKLFYKRGRRPKYQTQEETLPQESDQETNGDSPLGLCQSECVEMSEMFDDASDQDSTDKPWRPYYNYKPKKKSRQLRKMRKANWRKEHEHRSPSGKCKYPAELDCAVGRAPQEKALEEEENKEMPKLQCELCDGDKASGAGNQGRPHRHLTARPYTCELCAKPFQSPSTLKMHMRCHTGEKPYECKTCGRCFSVQGNLQKHERIHLGVKEFICQYCNKAFTLNETLKIHERIHTGEKRYHCQICFQSFLYLSTKRNHEQRHIREHNGKGYACFQCPKICKTAAALGMHQKKHSFKSPSQQEKTEGDTGHENSMENPHFVDSEDSDQKDNVQTVVDNVL; this is encoded by the coding sequence ATGACAGTCATGTCCCTTTCCAGGGACCTCAAGGACGACTTTCACAGCGACACAGTGCTCTCCATCTTAAATGAGCAGCGCATTCGGGGCATTTTATGTGATGTCACTATCATTGTGGAAGACACCAAATTTAAAGCCCACAGCAATGTCCTGGCTGCTTCAagcctttatttcaaaaatatcttttggAGCCATACAATCTGTATTTCCAGCCACGTTCTGGAGCTGGATGATCTCAAAGCTGAAGTGTTTACAGAAATCCTTAATTATATCTACAGCTCCACAGTCGTCGTCAAGAGACAGGAAACAGTCACTGACCTTGCAGCTGCAGGAAAAAAGCTGGGAATATCCTTCTTGGAAGATCTTACAGATCGCAACTTCTCAAATTCCCCAGGTCCCTATGTCTTCTGCATTACTGAAAAAGGAgtggttaaagaagaaaaaaatgaaaaaaggcatGAAGAGCCAGCCATCACAAATGGGCCAAGGATCACAAATGCCTTTTCCATCATTGAGACAGAAAATAGTAATAACATGTTTTCTCCACTGGACTTGAGGGCAAGTTTCAAAAAGGTCTCCGACTCCATGAGAACCACGAGCCTTTGCCTGGAGAGGACTGATGTCTGCCACGAGGTGGAGCCTGTCCGCACCCTCGCCGAGCACTCATACGCCGTGTCCTCCGTGGCCGAGGCTTACAGAAGTCAGCCTGGACGTGAACACGACAGCAGTTCGCCTGGGAAAACGGCTAAAGAAAATTGCGAGGCCCCTGCAGCAAAACCGAAAACATGCCGAAAGCCAAAGACCCTCCCTGTACCCCAGGATTCAGACTCAGCTCCCGAAAATATACCACCCCTTCCAGCAGCCAGCTCGGAGGGGAATCAAGAAGGAAGTCCTCAGCCCGCTGCAAGTCTTTCCCGTTCAAAATCTCCCAGCACCAGCGAAGGAGATGTCCGTTTTCCcagggaagaggaaaataaatcctCTGACGTCCCCGGGCCGCCGGCCGCGGAGGTTCCGCCTCTCGTTTACAATTGTAGCTGTTGTTCCAAATCTTTTGACAGTAGCACTTTGCTCAGCGCCCACATGCAGCTTCACAAGCCAACCCAGGAGCCCTTAGTGTGCAAGTACTGCAACAAACAGTTCAGCACCCTCAACAGACTGGACCGGCACGAGCAGATCTGCATGCGGTCCAGCCATATGCCCGTTCCTGGAGGGAATCCGCGCTTTTTAGAAAACTACCCCACCATTGGGCAGAACGGAAGTTCCTTCACAGGTCCAGAACCTTTATTGTCTGAAAACAGGATTGGTGAATTTTCCAGTGCCGGGAGCACCTTGCCAGAAACAGACCACATGGTTAAATTTGTTAACGGGCAGATGCTGTACAGCTGTGTTGTATGCAAACGTAGCTATGTGACTTTATCCAGCCTCCGCAGACATGCGAATGTTCACTCATGGAGAAGAACGTATCCTTGCCATTACTGCAACAAAGTATTTGCATTGGCCGAGTACAGGACAAGACACGAGATTTGGCACACAGGAGAGAGGCGCTATCAGTGCATTTTCTGCCTTGAAACTTTCATGACCTACTATATACTGAAAAACCACCAGAAGTCTTTCCATGCCATCGATCACAGACTTTCCATCAGTAAAAAAACAGCAAACGGCGGCTTGAAGCCTAGTGTCTATCCATATAAACTTTATAGGCTCCTGCCAATGAAATGCAAGAGGGCTCCTTACAAGAGCTACCGACATTCTTCCTATGAAAACACGCAAGAAAACAGTCAGATGAATGAATCTGCCCCTGGTCCCTATGTTATTCAGAATCCACACGGCTCTGAATTACCTGCTCTGAATTTCCAAGACAGTGTAAACACCTTGACCAACAGTCCAGCCATCCCTTTGGAAACACCAGCACATCAGGATGCAGTTCCCACTCCCGCCAGTGTGCAGAACGCAGAGGGTACCAAATGGAGAGAGCGGGGGAAGCTGAAAGTCGATGCGGATGGTAACTTTTATTCAACAGAGGTGTCAGTTTCTTCCACTGAGAACGCCGTCAGTTCTGATGGCCCGGCAGGGGAGGCCCCCATTTTGTCGGTGAGTAACGGCAGTGAGAACTCCACCTCTGTGATCAGCTACAGTGGCTCGGCCCCCTCGGTCATTGTGCACAGCAGCCAGTTTTCCTCGGTGATAATGCACAGCAACACAGTCGCTGCCACCACCGGccacctccccagggcccctccaGACCCGGCTGTGAGTCAGACCCCAAAAGACGACAGCAGACCCGAGCCAGACAGAGTGGGGAGGGTCATCAGCAGACCCAAGAgtatgaaggagaaaaagaaaaccatactGTGTAACAGGGGAGAAACACCAGAGGAGTCCAAATACGTGGCTGATCCTGGAGGGTCCTTGAGCAAAACCACAAGCATCATTAAAGAATCCAGTAAGATTGAAACTTACATCGCAAAGCCTGCTCTCCCCGGAACCTCCACCAACAGCAACGTCGCGCCCCTCTGCCAAATAACGGTGAAAATTGGGAATGAGGCCATTGTGAAGAGGCACATCCTAGGATCAAAATTGTTCTATAAGAGAGGGAGGAGACCCAAGTACCAAACGCAGGAGGAGACTCTGCCACAAGAGAGTGACCAGGAGACCAACGGAGATAGCCCACTCGGGCTCTGCCAGTCCGAGTGTGTGGAGATGAGCGAGATGTTCGACGACGCCAGTGACCAGGACTCCACGGACAAACCGTGGCGCCCTTACTACAACTACAAACCCAAAAAGAAGTCCAGGCagttgagaaaaatgaggaaagccAACTGGAGGAAGGAGCATGAGCACCGGAGCCCGAGCGGTAAATGCAAATACCCGGCGGAACTGGACTGCGCTGTGGGGAGGGCCCCCCAGGAGAAGGCCcttgaggaggaagaaaataaagagatgcCCAAGTTGCAGTGCGAACTCTGCGACGGGGACAAAGCCTCGGGGGCCGGGAACCAAGGCAGGCCCCACCGGCATCTCACGGCCAGGCCTTACACGTGCGAGCTCTGCGCCAAGCCGTTCCAGAGCCCCTCCACCCTCAAGATGCACATGAGGTGTCACACGGGCGAGAAGCCCTATGAGTGCAAGACGTGTGGGCGGTGCTTCTCCGTGCAAGGCAACTTGCAGAAACACGAGCGCATCCACCTGGGCGTGAAGGAGTTCATCTGTCAGTACTGCAATAAGGCCTTCACGCTGAACGAGACCCTCAAAATCCACGAAAGGATCCACACTGGCGAAAAGCGCTACCACTGTCAGATCTGCTTTCAGAGTTTTTTGTATCTCTCCACGAAACGGAATCACGAGCAGAGGCATATTCGGGAGCACAATGGGAAGGGCTATGCCTGCTTCCAGTGTCCCAAGATTTGCAAGACAGCTGCTGCCCTGGGGATGCACCAGAAGAAACACTCATTCAAAAGCCCAAGTCAGCAGGAGAAAACAGAAGGCGACACGGGCCATGAAAACTCAATGGAGAATCCACATTTCGTTGATTCAGAAGACAGTGACCAAAAGGATAATGTACAAACTGTTGTTGACAATGTCCTTTGA